A segment of the Triticum urartu cultivar G1812 chromosome 1, Tu2.1, whole genome shotgun sequence genome:
aagtttggggctgcgacgcttatgtgaataagtttcaggccgataagctcgaacccaaagcggataaatacatcttcataggacacccaaaacagttgggtatacctcctgtctcagttTCGAAaccaataagggattgtttctagaatcgggtcctttctcgaggaaaagtttctctcgaaagaattgagtgggaggatggtggagacttgatgaggttattgaaccgtcacttcaactagtgtatagcagggcacaaagagttgttcctgtggcacctacaccaattgaagtggaagcttatgatattgatcatgagacttcggatcaagtcactcccaaacctcgtgggatgacaaggatgcgtactacttcagagtagtacgtaatcctgtcttggaagtcatgttgctagacaacaatgaacctacgagctatggagaagcgatggtgggcccggattccgataaatggctcgaggccataaaatccgagagaggatccatgtatggaaacaaagtgtagactttgacagaacagctcgatggtcgtgaggctgttgagtacagatggattttaaaaggaagacagacaatgatggtatgtatcaccattaagaaagctcgacttgtcgttaagatgttttccgacaagttcaaggagttgactatgatgagactttctcactcgtagcgatgctaagagtctgttggaattatattagcgattactgctttatttatgaaatcttgcagataggatgtcaaaacattgtttcctcgacgattttcttgaggaaaggttgtatgtgatacaaccggaaggttttgtcaatcctgaaagatgctaataagtatgcaaagctccagcaatccttctaaggactggagtaagcatctcggagttggaatgtatgctttgatgatgatcaaagattttgggtttatacaaagtttatgagaaacttgtatttccaaagaagtgagtgggagcactatagaatttctgatgagtatatgttgttgacatattgttgatcagaaatgacgtaaaatttctagaaagcatatagggttatttggaaagtgtttttcaatggaaaacctggattaagctacttgagcattgagcatcaagatctataaggatagatcaaaacgcttaaatggtactttcaaatgagcacattccttgacatgatcttgaaggtgttcaagatgaatcagtcaaagaaggagttcttgcctgagttgtaaggtatgaagttaagacttaaagctcgaccacggcagaatagagagaaaggacgaaggtcgtaccctatgcttaagacataggctctacagtatgctatgctgtgtaccgcacctgaagtgtgccttgccatgagtcagtcaaggggtacaagagtgatccaagaatggatcacaggacaacggtcaaagttatccttagtaactagtggactaaggaattttctcgattatggaggtggtaaaagagttcgtcgtaaagggttacgtcgatgcaagcttaacacctatccggaagctctgagtagagataccggatacgtataatggagcaacaatttagaatagctccaagtagaacagttatttggaatagctccaaatagaacgtggtagctacttctaggagatgacatagagatttgtaaagcacacacagatctgaaaggttcagacccgttgactaaaacctctctcacaagcaacatgatcaaacccagaactcatcgagtgttaatcacatggtaaatgtgaactagattattgactctagtaaactctttgggtgttagtcacatggggatgtgaccttgagtgttaatcacatatcgatgtgaactagattattgactctagtgcaagtgggagactgttggaaatatgccctagaggcaataataaattgattattattatatttccttgttcatgataatcgtttattatccatgctataattgtattgataggaaactcagatacatgtgtggatacatagacaacaccatgtccctagtaagcctctagttgactagctcgttgatcaacagatggttacggtttcctgaccatggacattggatgtcgttgataacgggatcacatcattaggagaatgatgtgatggacaagacccaatcctaagcataacacaagatcgtgtagtttgtatNNNNNNNNNNNNNNNNNNNNNNNNNNNNNNNNNNNNNNNNNNNNNNNNNNNNNNNNNNNNNNNNNNNNNNNNNNNNNNNNNNNNNNNNNNNNNNNNNNNNNNNNNNNNNNANNNNNNNNNNNNNNNNNNNNNNNNNNNNNNNNNNNNNNNNNNNNNNNNNNNNNNNNNNNNNNNNNNNNNNNNNNNNNNNNNNNNNNNNNNNNNNNNNNNNNNNNNNNNNNNNNNNNNNNNNNNNNNNNNNNNNNNNNNNNNNNNNNNNNNNNNNNNNNNNNNNNNNNNNNNNNNNNNNNNNNNNNNNNNNNNNNNNNNNNNNNNNNNNNNNNNNNNNNNNNNNNNNNNNNNNNNNNNNNNNNNNNNNNNNNNNNNNNNNNNNNNNNNNNNNNNNNNNNNNNNNNNNNNNNNNNNNNNNNNNNNNNNNNNNNNNNNNNNNNNNNNNNNNNNNNNNNNNNNNNNNNNNNNNNNNNNNNNNNNNNNNNNNNNNNNNNNNNNNNNNNNNNNNNNNNNNNNNNNNNNNNNNNNNNNNNNNNNNNNNNNNNNNNNNNNNNNNNNNNNNNNNNNNNNNNNNNNNNNNNNNNNNNNNNNNNNNNNNNNNNNNNNNNNNNNNNNNNNNNNNNNNNNNNNNNNNNNNNNNNNNNNNNNNNNNNNNNNNNNNNNNNNNNNNNNNNNNNNNNNNNNNNNNNNNNNNNNNNNNNNNNNNNNNNNNNNNNNNNNNNNNNNNNNNNNNNNNNNNNNNNNNNNNNNNNNNNNNNNNNNNNNNNNNNNNNNNNNNNNNNNNNNNNNNNNNNNNNNNNNNNNNNNNNNNNNNNNNNNNNNNNNNNNNNNNNNNNNNNNNNNNNNNNNNNNNNNNNNNNNNNNNNNNNNNNNNNNNNNNNNNNNNNNNNNNNNNNNNNNNNNNNNNNNNNNNNNNNNNNNNNNNNNNNNNNNNNNNNNNNNNNNNNNNNNNNNNNNNNNNNNNNNNNNNNNNNNNNNNNNNNNNNNNNNNNNNNNNNNNNNNNNNNNNNNNNNNNNNNNNNNNNNNNNNNNNNNNNNNNNNNNNNNNNNNNNNNNNNNNNNNNNNNNNNNNNNNNNNNNNNNNNNNNNNNNNNNNNNNNNNNNNNNNNNNNNNNNNNNNttctgcattatttattttcttctatttatttttgagtattttttgtatagtttttttattttctgcattatttcttttcttctatttattttcttctggaaattgaatgctgcatattgaacaattaggtaaatgaccaaaaaacaacaaatgatgtcagaacatgttgaaaattgatgacgtcgctttgaatgctgcatactgaacacaaaagaagtccggagttcaaataagtttaaaaaacattgaagtggccgtgtaacagatgagttctcgttcgaaaccctgatactccgaaagagtatgtccagtttgtacacgaagtgcgtccagtttttgccgtgaccctctctactctttcgtgcatgctatgcgggtgatatgatgataccatgccaagtttcaacattttcagaattcattttgtagtgatttttaattttacggtcatttagctctctaaacaattaggtaaatgaccgaaaaacaacaaatgatgtcagaacatgttggaaattgatgacgtcgctttgaatgctgcatactgaacacaaaagaagtccggagttcaaataagtttaaaaaacattgaagtggccgtgtaacagatgagttctcgttcgaaaccctgatactccgaaagagtatgtccagtttgtacacgaagtgcgtccagtttttgccgtgaccctctctactctttcgtgcatgctatgcgggtgatatgatgataccatgccaagtttcaacattttcaggattcattttgtagtgattttcaatttcacggtcatttagctctctaaacaattaggtaaatgaccgaaaaacaacaaatgatgtcagaacatgttggaaattgatgacgtcgctttgaatgctgcatactgaacacaaaagaagtccggagttcaaataagttattaaaaataaaaaagaggtgcaatgctggttagtttgcttcaagccattcggaatagtgtagactgcactgcacatagcttaGTGCAATCTAtactattccgcaaggcttgaagctaatcaacatgtaggtgagcattgcaactcttcatcattgtctgtgcactcacggcttataaaccgctcatactgcatctctcttggcgaggtgggactaaaaatcagcttacaaagaaactctagtaccggttcatggcatgaaccggtactaaaggtcttcgtgggggcctcagactgaccatagcctgacacagcctcattagtaccggttcgtggcatgaaccggtactaaagtttacccacgaaccgatactaatgatgcccgcccgcctagccgttggaaccggcactaatggtcacattagtgccggctcaaatttaaaccggcactaatgtgcttcacatttgaccctttttctactagtgcctcCAACGGCGGCGGCGAAGGCTCTGGCTGTTACGACGAGGAACGGGGCGCCATCGCCGCGGGAGAAGGCGACGGCGGCACGGGTACCGGAGGCGACAGATGCTGCATATGCCTGGAGCGGATGTCGGACGACGCCTGTAGCGGCATGTGGCGGTCGCTTCGAGTGGCCCTATGCATGGAGCAGACGATGCTGGACGCGGAGACGTGCATTCCGCTGCGCCGCGGCCACGTCTTCGACGCCGGCTGCATCCGCGGCCAGCGGTTGAAGAGGAGCGGCACCTGCCCGTCGTGCCAGACGTCGGCATGGGTTTCAGCACCATCACTAAGCTTTGACGATGAAGGTGTTTTAGCTTTCCTTATGGTATTTTGGGGTTTTGTGGGGGCGTCCTTGGGTTTCTTTGGTGATCCATAAGATAGCTATTTGTTGGCGACAAAGGAAGCAGTAGTGTAGATACTAGGAGAATAGACCAGTGAAAAAATAGTGCGCTCTAACATCGTTAATAGCAGGCTAtagcattatgaacaatgcctcGCAAAATAAATCAATGTACAGTGTCCCGTTAATAGCACGCTATAGCATACTAGTAGCGTATTTTAAGGGCCACGCTATTTTGCCATGGCATGCTACTCTTTTCAGTTTAATAGATCTAACCTGATGACTTTAGATGTACCTGGAATTCATTGGGCATCAGTTGTTCATACCGCTTCAACTTTATGAATCATGTCGCGTTGTCTACTATTGAGCACTCCTTATTGCGCCATCATTAGTGTCAACTATAAAGGATCAACAAGTAAGCAGCACAGATAATCAGATAATTTTGCAATTTTCTTCATGTCATGGCCTTTAGTATTAAGCAACGATTACAAGTAACGATATTGATCCAAGGTGTATAGTGTCTACACCAAATTTAATTAGGAGCGAGTCAACCATCACATCACTATCACCGGGATGTCAAGCCAGCCATGTGGTGAGAACCATGCTGCGGATGCTTGGAGGGCCAGTTAACCAATTAGCGATCATCCCGAGCACGCACCTAATCATGTATTTTCAGCAAAATTCACCTGAATATGTGTCAGCCTATCCTATATCCTATATGTGCCTGATTTTTTCCCCACATTTTCTGACACCTACAGATACGAGTTTTCAGTAAGTTTTCGCTTAAAAATAGAGTTTACGTGAAGTTGTTGCACAGGATTCACATATAATACCATGAAAATTTCCCGTAAAAAAATATACTACTACCATGAAAATTCGCTGAAAGTCAAAATCGCTGTCGGTTTCTGCACGAGATCCTTCTTGTCTTCCTCCCTTTCTTTTGTTGCGGAGAAGTCACCTTCGTCTTCTTCTCCAGCTAGTCAATCTCTTGCAAAACAAAGCAACACGAGGTGACAAATCCCAATCAAAAACCCATGCGGTGCGCCCTCCGGTCCACGCCATTAGCGAGCGACGGTTACCTACCACCTCCCGCTCAGAGGTCGGATCGCAGAGGCCGTCCCTGTCGACAGGACGCAGGCGCTAGCTAGCTGCAGAGCCCGCCAACCATGCCGGATTAATCAGGCAAGGCAACATACGGCCTACGCCCGAGTGGCGGGGCGTGAATTGCTTCATGTAGTACTAACGGTACAGCCTTGACTTTTCAGGAGCTATAATTCTGTCAGGCACATTTTAATTTCAGTTTCACGCGAGAACCGGTCCTGGCCACGGAAGAAGAAGTGGGCAGCAGAAAGACAACGCCTACCTGCCGCAGATGCGTCTGCCTTGGCCATTTGAGAAGAAGCAACGTGAGGCTGATTAGGACGGGGGAGATGGAAAGATGATAGGCACTGCCACTGCAGAAGCACTGAAGCACCAAGCATGCATGTTCTCGACCAGGAGTGCTTGGGTTAAAGGAACGGCGGATCAATGGTCAAATTCAGGAAAGAGCCCATGTGAAGCGCAGGGACACCCTGGAGTGCATCTCGCTTCGAGGGACAAGAAAGGAACCAAGCGGATTGTCAATGCCGAATCATGTATAGGTTAGATTAGCAGTGGAGTAGTGCTAGCATAGCAACATAGCATAGCGTGGATGGATGCGCACCGGCTGGCAGCGGCCAAAGCGCCGCCCTTTCTGCCGGAAAGCCGGCGAAGGCTAGCTGGATCGGCGGCTTTGCTGCTGCCGAATCATGGAGCGTTCCCAGCCGCGCGACTTATTCGTCTGGGTACCGTGCACTCCTCGCCGACGGACGGACGGACGGCTGGGAGGGAAGAAAGGCTGGCCTTTTCCGGTCCCCGGCCGCAACCACTCATCACGGGCGCCGTGCATCCGCGACGACCACCTAGTTTGGCCCATCAACTAGTACAAAATTATTGCAATCTGCCAAGATGAGGAACCAAGAATGGGCACAATTTGTACAACTAGTATTATTTTCTTTCACTTTGTGTTACAAGATCTCACAGCGACAACGAAGAACGAAAGAAGCAACGAATGTTCTGTAGTATGCACAGTTGATTCAATTACTCTGTGTTTGTGTTTGCCCACTGGGGCTAAAGAATCGCACCACGGCCTAGAATTACAAGGCATTCAGCAAGCCAAATTTTGTACAGCACAAGAATTATCtacttttttggttgtgtttttcaGCGGTTCCTAAGAATGAGTTCACGACGCCGCCACGGTCGGCGGCGAGACGGTGGAGGCGGGGCAGTCCGCGTTCTGCGCCGCGTTGGCGGCCGCCCAGCGCCGGCACGTCCTGCCGAGCGACGCGGCCTTCCGGCGCGCCCGCTCCGAGCCGCTGCCCATGAGCTCCCAGATCGCCCACTCCACGCCGCTGATCGCCAGCACCTGCGACGCCGCCGCGGCCCCCGCGCGCCGGCACAGCAgcaccagcgccgccgccgcgcacTCCCGCGACCACTCCGTGCCGCGCCGCATCTCGGCCACCAGCTTCGCCACGGCGCCGTCGATGTTCACGATCGCCTCCGCCCCGCCGCGCTTGGCCAGCGACGCCAGCACCGCCGCCGCGGTCTCCTCCTCGCTGATCGCCGACAGTGCCGCCTCCGCGGCGCCCGCGCCCACCAGCTTGCCAACGTTCTCCCTCTCCGCGGACAGGCACAGCAGCGCGGCGAGAGCGTCCTTCTTGGTGCTCGGAGGGCCCGTGCGCACCAGGAGCACGACCTTCTCGATCACAAGTGGGTTCCGGCCGAGCCGGCGGCGGTACGTATGGACGGCGGACAGGCTGAGCACGGTGGCGGCGGCGTTCTCCTTCGCCCGCCATGTCGCGCCGGAGCCCATCACTTCGCAGAGGGCCGCCACCGCGCCGTCGGTGTGCATGATGCGCTTCTTGTTGGCATCGAGAATGGAGAGGTTGAGCAGCGCCGTCACGGCGTTGAGCTGCAGCGCGGCGTCCTCGGAGTTGAGCAGCGGCACGAGGAGCGGCACGGCGCCGGCCTCTCCGATGAACGCGCGGCTCTCGGAGCCGGACTTGGCGAGCAGACGGATCTCGTGCACCACGCGGTTGTCCGAACCAGGGGAGAACGAGGCCGAGAGCTTCTTCACCAGAAACGACGCGGTCATGCGCGCAGCCTCCACCGCGGCCTTGTTTGCGGCCACCGGTGGCGCCGGCTCGGGCTTGCCAGGCTCGCTGCCTTCCATGGCGACGCCATTCTCCCGGCACCACCGCGAGATCAAGTTCTTGAGCGCCTTGTTGGGCACGAGCTCCAGATTAGTCAGCACCTGGCCGGTCTTGGGGCACGTCGACTTGCCGGCGCCGAACCACCGCGTAATGGACTCGCGGTCGTACGTCTGGCCACTGGAGGACACGACGGGGTCGCGCATCAGGTCGAGAGAGATGGGGCAGCGGAAGTCCGGCGGCGGCGCCAGAGGCTCGGCGTCATCGTCGTCAGCGTCCACCTTGGAGTCCAGCGGCCGCGGCGTGGCAGCGCTGAAGAGGACGCACTTGGCGTACCGGAGGAGGCCGACGAGGGCAATCATGGCCGACGTCCACCGCTCCGCCAGCCGGTCGCCGATCTCGCGCTCCAAGATCTCGATCTCCTGGCTGCAGCTGGCGGGGTCGTTGATGGCCACCTCCTCGAGGATGGCCTCCAGGCGCTCCCTCTCCGGCACGATCTCCCGCTCGACCTCCTGTATGAGCGCCAGCACGCTGGCCTTGAGCTCCTGCTCGGCCGCGGCCTCGGGCGCGGGGCGCCGGCACTGGCGCGACGCGAGCGTGAGGAGGTCGGCCACGTCGTCAGCAAGCCCGAGCTCGCCAACGGGGAGAATATCGAGCAGCGTGGCGAGGTCGTGCTGCAGCTCGCGCACGCGCGCGGCGACGTCGTCGGACTGGAGCAGCAGGCGCATGCGGCTGCGCGCGGAGCAGTCGGCCACGACGGCCTTGAAGCGCTGCAGCACGAGCAGCACCTCGCGGAGGCAGAGCGAGGCGGACCTTGGCATCCCGGCGCCCGCGCCCAGCGCGAGCAGCAGGTCGTCAAACacggcgacgaggaggcgcgCCCGGCGGGACACGGACGCGAAGACGGCCCGGAGGAACGGCGccggcgggtcggcggcggccAGGTCGCGCGCCAGGCGGCGCAGGGAGCGGAGGATGTCCGCGTCGGGCGCCGACGAGGAGTAGGGCGAGGAGGACGGCTCGGCCGTGCTGGCCATTGCGGCAACCAGACTCAGAGGGCGGCGACGGAGGCGTGAAGGCTTTGGATGGCGTCGGGttgaatgaatgaatgaatggGATGCCGATGGAGTGCGGCGATGGATGAGAACGGAGAATGGAGATGAGACGAAGTGGAGGGCGGGCGCGGGTATATATACGAGCGCGACGTGTTGGCGCGTGGAGCGGTGGAGAACCGGAGAAGAAGGCGGAAGGAATCGTCCCGACTTCCGTGGACCGTGACGCGAGGCTGATTGCCCGTCTCATCTCAGCCGTTTTGTTTATTGTTTTTTCATGCCTTAGCGGTGTTATTTTCGCTTATTTTATCGGCGCTATTGTTTGAAGGAAGGAAGATGTCAGTTAGTGGCATGTGGAGCGCTGGATCGGGGGCGATGGACGGTCGGGATGGGTTGTTGGGGTGTGGGGTGGATTGGTGACCCGGCTTGGGTCCGGCAGTTGAAGCGGCCTGACCTCCTCACGTGCCTGATCAATGTGCAGGCCGGGTTTATGGTTGGAAATCGTCTTAAGCATGTGGCTGCGTTGCACAGTGACACGGTCCGTGCGGTTCTACTCTTTCATTTCATCGGCGTCGCGACTGTATCAACTTTTCTCTCCTCAGAAAATGCACGACCATATCAACTTTGGGTTTTTGAAGCGGAGATGATTGCACTATTACTACCAAATCATACTCCTAAATGACACTGGTAGCACATTGTCTGTTCAAGTTCTACTGGTAGGATATTCCAGAGGGCTCGTACGTGTGCATTTTCGACAACTTTGGGGACGCCGCATGATAAAGGGCGGCAACCGCATACTATTCACACGCCCAAGTTTGTATTCCTGTGCAAGTTACGTATTTAACATGTGTGTGCATGTTTTTCTCTGTTGGACAAGTCGATTCCCTCCGATGCCATACTTACTTGTCTACAAGACTAACATCGTAGATcccttcaaaaaaaaaaaaagactAACATCGTAGACAAAGGGTGGGCATCCAGCTGGGTCGATCGTGATGCCACATTTTTGCATCGGCCGTCTTCTAATCTACTTCATCCGTTCGGAATTATTTGTTTCgaata
Coding sequences within it:
- the LOC125521660 gene encoding U-box domain-containing protein 16-like, with amino-acid sequence MASTAEPSSSPYSSSAPDADILRSLRRLARDLAAADPPAPFLRAVFASVSRRARLLVAVFDDLLLALGAGAGMPRSASLCLREVLLVLQRFKAVVADCSARSRMRLLLQSDDVAARVRELQHDLATLLDILPVGELGLADDVADLLTLASRQCRRPAPEAAAEQELKASVLALIQEVEREIVPERERLEAILEEVAINDPASCSQEIEILEREIGDRLAERWTSAMIALVGLLRYAKCVLFSAATPRPLDSKVDADDDDAEPLAPPPDFRCPISLDLMRDPVVSSSGQTYDRESITRWFGAGKSTCPKTGQVLTNLELVPNKALKNLISRWCRENGVAMEGSEPGKPEPAPPVAANKAAVEAARMTASFLVKKLSASFSPGSDNRVVHEIRLLAKSGSESRAFIGEAGAVPLLVPLLNSEDAALQLNAVTALLNLSILDANKKRIMHTDGAVAALCEVMGSGATWRAKENAAATVLSLSAVHTYRRRLGRNPLVIEKVVLLVRTGPPSTKKDALAALLCLSAERENVGKLVGAGAAEAALSAISEEETAAAVLASLAKRGGAEAIVNIDGAVAKLVAEMRRGTEWSRECAAAALVLLCRRAGAAAASQVLAISGVEWAIWELMGSGSERARRKAASLGRTCRRWAAANAAQNADCPASTVSPPTVAAS